In Pseudomonas asiatica, the following are encoded in one genomic region:
- a CDS encoding lambda exonuclease family protein — protein MEQRSAEWFAARLGCVTASRVKDVMASGRGGAPSATRKNYMMELLCERLTGQQSGPDLSSKPAVQRGVELEPFACMAYEADKGLMVVETGLVMHPTIAGFGASPDGLVGDDGVLEIKCPNTATHIATMQSERHDPQYEWQMLAQMACTGRAWADFVSYDDRLPEPLQYVCHRFERDFKRIREMEAEIKAFLEELADLEKEMRERMKEAA, from the coding sequence ATGGAGCAGCGTAGCGCTGAGTGGTTCGCGGCACGCCTTGGGTGCGTGACCGCCAGTCGAGTGAAGGACGTTATGGCGAGCGGCCGAGGTGGCGCGCCGTCTGCTACCCGCAAGAACTACATGATGGAGCTGCTGTGCGAGCGGCTCACCGGTCAGCAGAGCGGCCCAGACCTTTCCAGCAAGCCTGCCGTGCAACGCGGCGTCGAGCTTGAGCCATTTGCTTGCATGGCCTACGAGGCCGACAAAGGCCTGATGGTGGTTGAAACCGGCTTGGTCATGCACCCGACAATTGCTGGCTTTGGCGCGTCTCCGGACGGCCTTGTTGGCGACGATGGCGTGCTGGAGATCAAGTGCCCAAACACTGCGACCCACATCGCCACCATGCAGTCTGAGCGCCACGACCCGCAGTATGAGTGGCAGATGCTGGCCCAGATGGCCTGCACCGGCAGGGCCTGGGCGGACTTCGTCAGTTACGACGACCGCCTGCCTGAGCCGCTCCAGTACGTGTGCCATCGCTTCGAACGCGACTTCAAGCGCATCCGCGAGATGGAAGCTGAGATCAAGGCGTTTCTGGAAGAACTCGCCGACCTGGAGAAGGAGATGCGCGAGCGAATGAAGGAGGCAGCATGA
- a CDS encoding recombinase RecT, protein MSQAVAIISQDIYAQRNQFANVLTDRSLNFEREAEFAIQVITSSEYATKVAMQNRQSVANAITNIAAIGISLNPAKKQAYLVPRDGRICLDISYIGLMDLAMSTGAIRWAQAELVYAADAFSLNGFDKPPTHSYNPFAKDRGEVIGVYVVVKTADGDYLTETMSIEDVNAIRDRSSAWKAWVSKNKSCPWVTDPGEMAKKTVVKRGYKYWPKTERLEQAIHHLNTDGGEGLASVVGSAPTDPEMVNNWISLAQKAGSLEALTDVYQQGTAAMKQAKDAAGHARFKAEVTKRADAIKAEAAPIEGESEEVLDGAA, encoded by the coding sequence ATGAGCCAAGCAGTAGCCATAATCTCGCAGGACATCTACGCGCAGCGAAACCAGTTCGCCAATGTGCTGACTGACCGCTCGCTGAACTTCGAGCGCGAGGCCGAATTCGCCATCCAGGTGATCACCTCGAGCGAGTACGCCACCAAGGTGGCCATGCAGAACCGGCAGTCGGTGGCCAATGCGATCACCAACATCGCCGCCATCGGCATCAGCCTGAACCCGGCCAAGAAACAGGCCTATCTGGTCCCGCGCGACGGCCGCATCTGCCTGGACATCAGCTACATCGGCTTGATGGACCTGGCCATGTCGACCGGCGCCATCCGCTGGGCGCAGGCCGAACTGGTGTACGCAGCCGACGCCTTCAGCCTGAACGGCTTCGACAAGCCGCCAACCCACTCCTACAACCCGTTCGCCAAGGATCGCGGCGAGGTGATCGGCGTCTACGTGGTGGTCAAGACTGCTGACGGCGACTACCTGACCGAAACCATGAGCATCGAGGATGTGAACGCCATCCGAGACAGGTCAAGCGCCTGGAAGGCCTGGGTCAGCAAGAACAAATCCTGCCCGTGGGTCACCGACCCAGGCGAGATGGCAAAGAAGACCGTGGTTAAGCGTGGCTACAAGTACTGGCCGAAGACTGAGCGCCTGGAGCAGGCGATTCACCACTTGAACACGGACGGTGGTGAGGGGCTGGCCAGTGTGGTCGGCTCGGCGCCCACCGATCCCGAGATGGTGAACAACTGGATCTCACTGGCACAGAAGGCAGGCAGCCTGGAAGCGCTGACCGATGTTTACCAGCAGGGAACCGCAGCCATGAAGCAGGCAAAGGATGCAGCCGGCCATGCCCGCTTCAAGGCCGAGGTCACCAAGCGCGCCGACGCCATTAAGGCAGAGGCGGCACCCATCGAAGGCGAATCTGAGGAGGTGTTAGATGGAGCAGCGTAG